In one Myxocyprinus asiaticus isolate MX2 ecotype Aquarium Trade chromosome 1, UBuf_Myxa_2, whole genome shotgun sequence genomic region, the following are encoded:
- the LOC127450913 gene encoding E3 ubiquitin-protein ligase DTX4-like — MLLASAVVVWEWLNEHGRWRPYSPAVSHHIEAVIRSDPRGAGSVVLGQVDSRLSPYIIDLQSMHQFRQDTGTLRPVRRSFYDPRSAPGQGWVWEWENDSGSWTPYDTEVSIAIQAARDRQQPWLDLTPLGFCYLIDLQSMTQINGQTQRRRRIQRRSDLAYPLVSGPLPKPHAWSSAGSGGLLGVGVSGVIGGNGSAYPSGALPASAITSLGQPCSCQQCMLVLGVKTPSMAQTLGRKPPPAPKPPSPKAASRGHSYSLTLPHPPSLSRVLSPHRNSTSGASGGFGQSLSLLGSATAALSISSNRPPPPAVPPPPPPSTTPHTTISPPNPNAPTPSNALISTATTCAPTPSARVLGPVSTASAACAAPVPPRSSLAGLSRPALQRIAMAQSRALIASGVPTVPVKNLNGSSPVHPALAGITGILMSAAGLPVCLTRPPKLVLHPPPVSKSDIKPVPGLGHCCRKTTKKQARKGRTSEEVVRRYLQKVRNPPEEDCTICMESLCGPSGYKGPGVGGISRAESVGRLSQCGHQYHLQCLVAMYNNGNKDGSLQCPTCKTIYGVKTGNQPPGKMEYHVIPHSLPGHPDCKTIRIIYNIPPGIQGPEHPNPGKPFTARGFPRHCYLPDSEKGRLVLKLLLVAWDRRLIFSVGTSSTTGETDTVIWNEVHHKTEFGSNLTGHGYPDSGHLDNVLEELRAQGITEEECLRD; from the exons GTACACTTAGGCCCGTGCGGCGAAGTTTTTATGATCCACGGTCTGCACCGGGGCAAGGTTGGGTGTGGGAATGGGAGAATGACTCGGGCTCATGGACTCCATATGACACAGAGGTTAGCATCGCCATTCAGGCAGCTCGCGACCGGCAGCAGCCCTGGCTGGACTTAACACCATTGGGCTTCTGCTACCTCATAGACCTGCAAAGTATGACACAGATCAATGGACAGACTCAGCGGCGCAGACGAATCCAGAGGCGCTCGGACCTGGCCTACCCgcttgtctctggccctctgcctAAGCCCCATGCGTGGTCTTCAGCTGGAAGTGGTGGACTCCTGGGGGTGGGAGTATCTGGGGTGATTGGAGGGAATGGCAGTGCCTATCCTAGTGGAGCTCTCCCGGCTTCTGCTATTACGTCATTGGGTCAACCGTGTTCCTGCCAACAGTGTATGCTAGTCTTGGGTGTCAAGACCCCTAGTATGGCACAAACTCTTGGGCGGAAGCCACCGCCAGCACCCAAACCACCGAGCCCCAAAGCAGCATCAAGGGGACACTCGTATTCTCTTACCCTCCCTCATCCTCCTTCCCTTTCCCGAGTACTTTCCCCACACAGGAACTCTACCTCGGGTGCCAGTGGAGGCTTCGGACAATCCCTGTCTCTCCTGGGCTCAGCCACTGCTGCCCTGTCAATATCCTCGAACCGTCCTCCTCCACCTGCTGTACCGCCACCCCCACCTCCTTCTACCACACCCCACACTACTATTTCCCCACCCAACCCTAATGCGCCAACACCCTCCAACGCCCTTATATCTACAGCGACCACCTGCGCTCCCACACCCTCTGCTCGTGTTCTGGGTCCCGTCTCAACAGCATCAGCAGCATGTGCCGCCCCAGTGCCACCTCGCAGCAGTCTGGCTGGCCTAAGCCGCCCCGCCCTGCAGAGAATCGCCATGGCACAGTCTCGGGCACTTATTGCATCAGG aGTCCCAACTGTCCCAGTCAAGAACTTAAATGGATCCAGTCCTGTCCACCCAGCTTTGGCAG GTATCACTGGTATTCTGATGAGCGCCGCTGGACTCCCAGTCTGCTTGACCCGCCCACCCAAATTGGTGCTCCACCCCCCACCTGTCAGCAAGAGTGACATCAAACCCGTGCCCGGCCTCGGCCACTGCTGCCGCAAGACCACAAAGAAGCAGGCCCGCAAAG GTAGAACTTCAGAGGAAGTGGTTAGAAGATATCTCCAGAAGGTCCGCAACCCACCTGAGGAg GATTGTACTATCTGTATGGAGTCTCTCTGTGGCCCCTCTGGCTATAAAGGCCCGGGTGTCGGTGGCATTTCTCGGGCAGAGTCGGTAGGTCgtctgtctcagtgtggacaccAGTACCACCTGCAGTGCCTGGTGGCCATGTACAACAACGGCaacaaagatggcagcctccagTGCCCCACCTGCAAGACCATCTATGGTGTTAAAACAGGAAACCAGCCACCTGGCAAGATGGAGTACCACGTCATTCCTCACTCGCTTCCTGGACACCCTGACTGCAAAACCATCCGGATTATCTACAACATCCCCCCTGGCATTCAG GGTCCTGAACATCCTAACCCCGGGAAGCCCTTTACAGCCCGCGGTTTCCCGAGACACTGCTACCTCCCTGACAGTGAGAAAGGCCGCCTA GTGTTGAAGCTGTTGCTGGTTGCATGGGACCGCCGGCTGATCTTCTCAGTGGGCACGTCCAGCACTACAGGTGAGACGGATACAGTCATTTGGAACGAGGTGCATCACAAGACCGAATTCGGCTCCAACCTGACCGGCCACGGTTACCCCGACTCTGGTCACCTCGACAACGTCTTGGAGGAGTTGAGGGCGCAAGGCATTACTGAGGAAGAGTGTCTGAGGGACTGA
- the LOC127453206 gene encoding myb/SANT-like DNA-binding domain-containing protein 1 isoform X2, translating to MASEDFYSYTLPGYNEKHRRARNWTDSEMKALVYIWEEYVTELKKAKRNAKIYETMAKQLYDLSGEHRHREEIKMKITNMTFQFRQLKYTASGGNGVPDWPYYKSIERILSKIPEQSQMSPQNLPTSGPSTSQLESSAPQSAPPSGFLPEYTGSSEDRDINDEDEDLTEISESSFEKRSQPRKRRRLSHVSLRQKKLRVLDAMLQEQRRLSRAVEEACHEVRRVMHQQNFLQVQSLQLQDRMMNLLEKMIPAVPQPAHSWPNPPASKGLGTPTAE from the exons atggcttctgaagacttttATAGTTACACTCTGCCAGGATATAATGAAAAGCACAGGAGAGCTCGTAACTGGACAGATTCGGAGATGAAAGCTCTTGTGTATATTTGGGAAGAATATGTGACAGAGCTAAAGAAGGCTAAGCGCAATGCTAAAATCTACGAGACAATGGCTAAGCAACTTTACGATTTAAGTGGGGAGCATCGGCACAGAGAGGAGATCAAGATGAAAATTACCAACATGACTTTCCAATTCAGGCAA CTGAAGTACACAGCCAGTGGTGGGAATGGTGTACCTGACTGGCCTTACTACAAATCTATTGAGAGGATCTTGTCAAAGATACCAGAGCAAAGCCAAATGAGTCCACAGAATCTTCCAACATCTGGACCTTCCACCTCCCAACTCGAATCTTCTGCGCCCCAGTCAGCTCCACCAAGTGGGTTTCTACCCGAGTACACTGGTTCGTCAGAAGACAGAGACATCAACGATGAGGACGAAGATCTAACAGAAATCTCTGAAAGTTCTTTTGAGAAAAG GTCGCAGCCACGCAAGAGGCGGAGACTGTCACATGTGTCACTGCGACAAAAGAAGCTGCGTGTCCTGGACGCAATGTTGCAGGAACAACGCAGGTTAAGCCGTGCCGTAGAAGAGGCATGTCACGAAGTTCGCCGTGTTATGCATCAGCAAAACTTCCTGCAGGTGCAGAGCCTCCAGCTTCAGGATCGAATGATGAACCTCCTAGAGAAGATGATCCCGGCTGTTCCTCAGCCTGCCCATTCTTGGCCCAATCCTCCAGCCTCAAAGGGTTTAGGAACACCTACAGCTGAGTGA
- the LOC127453206 gene encoding myb/SANT-like DNA-binding domain-containing protein 1 isoform X1, translated as MASEDFYSYTLPGYNEKHRRARNWTDSEMKALVYIWEEYVTELKKAKRNAKIYETMAKQLYDLSGEHRHREEIKMKITNMTFQFRKLKYTASGGNGVPDWPYYKSIERILSKIPEQSQMSPQNLPTSGPSTSQLESSAPQSAPPSGFLPEYTGSSEDRDINDEDEDLTEISESSFEKRSQPRKRRRLSHVSLRQKKLRVLDAMLQEQRRLSRAVEEACHEVRRVMHQQNFLQVQSLQLQDRMMNLLEKMIPAVPQPAHSWPNPPASKGLGTPTAE; from the exons atggcttctgaagacttttATAGTTACACTCTGCCAGGATATAATGAAAAGCACAGGAGAGCTCGTAACTGGACAGATTCGGAGATGAAAGCTCTTGTGTATATTTGGGAAGAATATGTGACAGAGCTAAAGAAGGCTAAGCGCAATGCTAAAATCTACGAGACAATGGCTAAGCAACTTTACGATTTAAGTGGGGAGCATCGGCACAGAGAGGAGATCAAGATGAAAATTACCAACATGACTTTCCAATTCAG GAAGCTGAAGTACACAGCCAGTGGTGGGAATGGTGTACCTGACTGGCCTTACTACAAATCTATTGAGAGGATCTTGTCAAAGATACCAGAGCAAAGCCAAATGAGTCCACAGAATCTTCCAACATCTGGACCTTCCACCTCCCAACTCGAATCTTCTGCGCCCCAGTCAGCTCCACCAAGTGGGTTTCTACCCGAGTACACTGGTTCGTCAGAAGACAGAGACATCAACGATGAGGACGAAGATCTAACAGAAATCTCTGAAAGTTCTTTTGAGAAAAG GTCGCAGCCACGCAAGAGGCGGAGACTGTCACATGTGTCACTGCGACAAAAGAAGCTGCGTGTCCTGGACGCAATGTTGCAGGAACAACGCAGGTTAAGCCGTGCCGTAGAAGAGGCATGTCACGAAGTTCGCCGTGTTATGCATCAGCAAAACTTCCTGCAGGTGCAGAGCCTCCAGCTTCAGGATCGAATGATGAACCTCCTAGAGAAGATGATCCCGGCTGTTCCTCAGCCTGCCCATTCTTGGCCCAATCCTCCAGCCTCAAAGGGTTTAGGAACACCTACAGCTGAGTGA